From the genome of Capricornis sumatraensis isolate serow.1 chromosome 17, serow.2, whole genome shotgun sequence, one region includes:
- the PXN gene encoding paxillin isoform X1: MDDLDALLADLESTTSHISKRPVFLSEETPYSYPTGNHTYQEIAVPPVPPPPSSEALNGTVLDPLDPWPPSTSRFTHQQPQSSSPVYGSSAKTSSASNPQDGGGLPCPRAGEEDHVYSFPNKQKSAEPSPTVMSSSLGSNLSELDRLLLELNAVQHNPPGFPADEANSSPPLPGALSTHYGVPENNSLLGGKAGPLTKEKPKRNGGRGLEDLRPSVENLLDELESSVPSPVPAITVNQGEMSSPQRVTSSQQQTRISASSATRELDELMASLSDFKVSSSPVALSSSGLPPGSAPSPHHSLPTPPPPGPSGGLPPPRKPSPQGHSHTLGVLCAEDNVAPGQLDLAGFGVMPDTPNSRFPSTEGWPGPLGVESQASVWRDPPDLVGELCRAPPGHTLPYTGGTGPQEPGGPQAPSANALRPEEAVAATWQGPWALGALRPEPPQGAAPSFQEVTEPAVVVVDRQAVFPDTWSLMKERGWQERARPEPGPPESGRRTPVEDEQLGGETPSVGGLVRPAQGPETPRKPEGATEAATEARTDRPELPRAVAVDTPSTTERISTSSQIRSVIRRSRETGHAHPMSREPSPRRRLDPATLSRTPSQERLIAELQGRLGIRPEAEEAAGAAGASTEDWLTEGVVITVQPRGRRAGGQLVEKVVFPPGSPLPLRRTFSVLPSPLPPPSPLLQHRKDASSASSSPPLPSLPPTCGPSGVQSTGTGPRRVSVQGPAPHAAAACSVRSIGCQTDEDPLFPPMQIQGLEQRADGELRREAGWPLNSRQSGPEGQDMGGFMAQGKTGSSSPPGGPPKPGSQLDSMLGSLQSDLNKLGVATVAKGVCGACKKPIAGQVVTAMGKTWHPEHFVCTHCQEEIGSRNFFERDGQPYCEKDYHNLFSPRCYYCNGPILDKVVTALDRTWHPEHFFCAQCGAFFGPEGFHEKDGKAYCRKDYFDMFAPKCGGCARAILENYISALNTLWHPECFVCRECFTPFVHGSFFEHEGQPYCEAHYHERRGSLCSGCQKPITGRCITAMAKKFHPEHFVCAFCLKQLNKGTFKEQNDKPYCQNCFLKLFC, translated from the exons ACGCCCTGCTGGCGGACCTGGAGTCCACAACCTCTCACATCTCCAAGCGGCCCGTATTCTTGTCTGAGGAGACCCCCTACTCCTACCCGACTGGGAACCACACGTACCAGGAGATCGCAGTGCCTCCCGTCCCACCGCCCCCATCCAGCGAGGCCCTCAACGGCACGGTTCTCGACCCCTTAGACCCCTGGCCACCCAGCACCTCCCGATTCACCCACCAGCAG CCTCAGTCCTCATCCCCCGTGTACGGCTCCAGTGCCAAGACTTCCAGTGCCTCCAACCCCCAGGACGGCGGCGGGCTCCCGTGTCCCCGAGCCGGCGAGGAAGACCACGTGTACAG TTTCCCCAACAAGCAGAAGTCAGCCGAGCCTTCACCCACCGTCATGAGCTCCTCCTTGGGCAGCAACCTCTCCGAGCTCGACCGCCTGCTGCTGGAGCTGAACGCCGTGCAGCATAACCCCCCGGGTTTCCCTGCAG ATGAGGCCAACTCCAGCCCACCGCTGCCAGGGGCACTGAGCACCCACTACGGCGTCCCAGAGAATAACAGCCTGCTGGGGGGCAAAGCTGGACCGCTGACCAAAGAGAAGCCCAAGCGGAACGGTGGCCGGGGCCTGGAGGACTTGCGGCCCAGCGTGGAGAACCTCTTGGATGAGCTGGAGAGCTCTGTGCCCAGTCCCGT CCCCGCCATCACTGTGAACCAGGGCGAGATGAGCAGTCCCCAGCGAGTCACCTCCAGCCAGCAGCAGACGCGCATCTCAGCCTCCTCTGCCACCAGGGAGCTGGACGAGCTGATGGCCTCACTGTCGGATTTTAAGGT CTCTTCCTCTCCTGTGGCCTTGAGCTCCTCAGGGCTGCCGCCTGGCTCAGCTCCATCCCCACACCACAGCCTCCCCACTCCACCTCCTCCTGGGCCCTCTGGAGGCCTGCCACCCCCTCGGAAGCCCTCCCCTCAAGGCCACAGCCACACCCTGGGCGTCCTCTGCGCGGAGGACAACGTGGCCCCCGGCCAGCTCGATTTGGCTGGCTTTGGGGTGATGCCTGACACCCCCAACTCAAGGTTTCCCTCCACAGAGGGTTGGCCAGGGCCGCTGGGTGTAGAGAGCCAGGCTAGCGTTTGGAGGGATCCACCAGACCTGGTCGGGGAGCTCTGCAGGGCGCCTCCCGGCCACACTCTACCCTACACTGGGGGCACAGGTCCCCAGGAGCCTGGGGGCCCCCAAGCACCGTCGGCCAACGCTTTGCGCCCAGAAGAGGCGGTGGCTGCCACTTGGCAGGGGCCTTGGGCTCTGGGGGCGCTGAGGCCTGAGCCCCCGCAGGGAGCTGCGCCCAGCTTCCAGGAGGTCACTGAGCCGGCCGTCGTGGTCGTGGACCGTCAGGCCGTCTTCCCGGATACCTGGAGCCTCATGAAGGAACGTGGATGGCAGGAGAGGGCAAGGCCAGAGCCAGGGCCGCCAGAGAGTGGCCGCCGCACCCCCGTTGAGGATGAGCAGCTAGGTGGAGAGACACCCTCGGTGGGCGGCCTGGTCAGGCCAGCCCAGGGACCCGAGACCCCCAGGAAGCCAGAGGGCGCCACTGAAGCCGCCACCGAGGCCAGGACGGACCGGCCAGAACTCCCGCGGGCTGTGGCCGTGGACACGCCCAGCACCACGGAGAGGATTTCCACATCTAGCCAG ATCCGCTCGGTGATCAGGAGGAGCCGGGAGACTGGCCACGCTCACCCCATGTCCCGGGAGCCCTCCCCTCGCCGCCGGCTGGACCCCGCCACCCTAAGCAGGACCCCGTCCCAGGAGCGGCTCATCGCCGAGCTGCAGGGTCGGCTGGGCATCCGGCCGGAGGCAGAGGAGGCCGCGGGGGCCGCAGGGGCCTCCACCGAGGACTGGCTGACCGAGGGCGTCGTCATCACCGTGCAGCCGCGTGGGAGGCGGGCTGGGGGGCAGCTGGTGGAGAAG gTCGTCTTCCCTCCTGGCTCTCCTCTTCCCCTGCGGAGAACCTTCTCTGTtctgccttctcctcttcctcctcccagccctctgCTCCAGCACCGCAAAGACGCCTCCTCGGCCAGCagctctcctccccttcccagccTGCCCCCCACCTGCGGCCCCTCCGGGGTCCAGAGCACTGGGACAGGGCCGCGGAGAGTCAGTGTGCAGGGCCCTGCCCCTCACGCGGCTGCAGCCTGCTCCGTGAGGTCCATAGGCTGCCAGACCGACGAGGATCCGCTCTTCCCCCCGATGCAG ATCCAGGGCCTGGAACAGAGAGCGGATGGTGAGCTGCGCCGGGAGGCTGGCTGGCCTCTGAACAGCAGGCAGAGCGGCCCCGAAGGGCAGGACATGGGAGGG TTCATGGCCCAGGGGAAGACGGGGAGCAGCTCTCCCCCAGGGGGCCCCCCAAAGCCCGGAAGCCAGCTGGACAGCATGCTGGGGAGCCTGCAGTCGGACCTGAACAAACTGGGGGTCGCCACGGTCGCCAAGGGGGTCTGTGGGGCCTGCAAAAAGCCGATCGCGGGGCAG GTGGTGACAGCCATGGGGAAGACGTGGCACCCCGAGCACTTCGTCTGCACCCACTGCCAGGAGGAGATCGGCTCCCGGAACTTCTTCGAGCGGGATGGACAGCCCTACTGTGAAAAGGACTATCACAACCTCTTCTCTCCGCGCTGCTACTACTGCAATGGGCCCATTCTGGAT AAAGTGGTGACAGCGCTCGACCGGACGTGGCACCCCGAGCACTTCTTCTGTGCCCAGTGTGGAGCCTTCTTCGGGCCTGAAG GGTTCCACGAGAAAGACGGCAAGGCCTACTGCCGCAAGGATTACTTTGACATGTTCGCGCCCAAGTGTGGCGGCTGCGCCCGGGCCATCCTGGAGAACTACATCTCGGCCCTCAACACCCTCTGGCACCCCGAGTGCTTTGTGTGTCGG GAGTGCTTCACGCCGTTCGTCCACGGCAGCTTCTTCGAGCACGAGGGCCAGCCCTACTGCGAGGCGCACTACCACGAGCGGCGGGGCTCGCTGTGCTCCGGCTGCCAGAAGCCCATCACGGGCCGCTGCATCACCGCCATGGCCAAGAAGTTCCACCCCGAGCACTTCGTCTGCGCCTTCTGCCTCAAGCAGCTCAACAAGGGCACCTTCAAGGAGCAGAACGACAAGCCTTACTGTCAGAACTGCTTTCTCAAGCTCTTCTGCTAG
- the PXN gene encoding paxillin isoform X3, whose product MSSSLGSNLSELDRLLLELNAVQHNPPGFPADEANSSPPLPGALSTHYGVPENNSLLGGKAGPLTKEKPKRNGGRGLEDLRPSVENLLDELESSVPSPVPAITVNQGEMSSPQRVTSSQQQTRISASSATRELDELMASLSDFKFMAQGKTGSSSPPGGPPKPGSQLDSMLGSLQSDLNKLGVATVAKGVCGACKKPIAGQVVTAMGKTWHPEHFVCTHCQEEIGSRNFFERDGQPYCEKDYHNLFSPRCYYCNGPILDKVVTALDRTWHPEHFFCAQCGAFFGPEGFHEKDGKAYCRKDYFDMFAPKCGGCARAILENYISALNTLWHPECFVCRECFTPFVHGSFFEHEGQPYCEAHYHERRGSLCSGCQKPITGRCITAMAKKFHPEHFVCAFCLKQLNKGTFKEQNDKPYCQNCFLKLFC is encoded by the exons ATGAGCTCCTCCTTGGGCAGCAACCTCTCCGAGCTCGACCGCCTGCTGCTGGAGCTGAACGCCGTGCAGCATAACCCCCCGGGTTTCCCTGCAG ATGAGGCCAACTCCAGCCCACCGCTGCCAGGGGCACTGAGCACCCACTACGGCGTCCCAGAGAATAACAGCCTGCTGGGGGGCAAAGCTGGACCGCTGACCAAAGAGAAGCCCAAGCGGAACGGTGGCCGGGGCCTGGAGGACTTGCGGCCCAGCGTGGAGAACCTCTTGGATGAGCTGGAGAGCTCTGTGCCCAGTCCCGT CCCCGCCATCACTGTGAACCAGGGCGAGATGAGCAGTCCCCAGCGAGTCACCTCCAGCCAGCAGCAGACGCGCATCTCAGCCTCCTCTGCCACCAGGGAGCTGGACGAGCTGATGGCCTCACTGTCGGATTTTAAG TTCATGGCCCAGGGGAAGACGGGGAGCAGCTCTCCCCCAGGGGGCCCCCCAAAGCCCGGAAGCCAGCTGGACAGCATGCTGGGGAGCCTGCAGTCGGACCTGAACAAACTGGGGGTCGCCACGGTCGCCAAGGGGGTCTGTGGGGCCTGCAAAAAGCCGATCGCGGGGCAG GTGGTGACAGCCATGGGGAAGACGTGGCACCCCGAGCACTTCGTCTGCACCCACTGCCAGGAGGAGATCGGCTCCCGGAACTTCTTCGAGCGGGATGGACAGCCCTACTGTGAAAAGGACTATCACAACCTCTTCTCTCCGCGCTGCTACTACTGCAATGGGCCCATTCTGGAT AAAGTGGTGACAGCGCTCGACCGGACGTGGCACCCCGAGCACTTCTTCTGTGCCCAGTGTGGAGCCTTCTTCGGGCCTGAAG GGTTCCACGAGAAAGACGGCAAGGCCTACTGCCGCAAGGATTACTTTGACATGTTCGCGCCCAAGTGTGGCGGCTGCGCCCGGGCCATCCTGGAGAACTACATCTCGGCCCTCAACACCCTCTGGCACCCCGAGTGCTTTGTGTGTCGG GAGTGCTTCACGCCGTTCGTCCACGGCAGCTTCTTCGAGCACGAGGGCCAGCCCTACTGCGAGGCGCACTACCACGAGCGGCGGGGCTCGCTGTGCTCCGGCTGCCAGAAGCCCATCACGGGCCGCTGCATCACCGCCATGGCCAAGAAGTTCCACCCCGAGCACTTCGTCTGCGCCTTCTGCCTCAAGCAGCTCAACAAGGGCACCTTCAAGGAGCAGAACGACAAGCCTTACTGTCAGAACTGCTTTCTCAAGCTCTTCTGCTAG
- the PXN gene encoding paxillin isoform X2: MDDLDALLADLESTTSHISKRPVFLSEETPYSYPTGNHTYQEIAVPPVPPPPSSEALNGTVLDPLDPWPPSTSRFTHQQPQSSSPVYGSSAKTSSASNPQDGGGLPCPRAGEEDHVYSFPNKQKSAEPSPTVMSSSLGSNLSELDRLLLELNAVQHNPPGFPADEANSSPPLPGALSTHYGVPENNSLLGGKAGPLTKEKPKRNGGRGLEDLRPSVENLLDELESSVPSPVPAITVNQGEMSSPQRVTSSQQQTRISASSATRELDELMASLSDFKFMAQGKTGSSSPPGGPPKPGSQLDSMLGSLQSDLNKLGVATVAKGVCGACKKPIAGQVVTAMGKTWHPEHFVCTHCQEEIGSRNFFERDGQPYCEKDYHNLFSPRCYYCNGPILDKVVTALDRTWHPEHFFCAQCGAFFGPEGFHEKDGKAYCRKDYFDMFAPKCGGCARAILENYISALNTLWHPECFVCRECFTPFVHGSFFEHEGQPYCEAHYHERRGSLCSGCQKPITGRCITAMAKKFHPEHFVCAFCLKQLNKGTFKEQNDKPYCQNCFLKLFC; the protein is encoded by the exons ACGCCCTGCTGGCGGACCTGGAGTCCACAACCTCTCACATCTCCAAGCGGCCCGTATTCTTGTCTGAGGAGACCCCCTACTCCTACCCGACTGGGAACCACACGTACCAGGAGATCGCAGTGCCTCCCGTCCCACCGCCCCCATCCAGCGAGGCCCTCAACGGCACGGTTCTCGACCCCTTAGACCCCTGGCCACCCAGCACCTCCCGATTCACCCACCAGCAG CCTCAGTCCTCATCCCCCGTGTACGGCTCCAGTGCCAAGACTTCCAGTGCCTCCAACCCCCAGGACGGCGGCGGGCTCCCGTGTCCCCGAGCCGGCGAGGAAGACCACGTGTACAG TTTCCCCAACAAGCAGAAGTCAGCCGAGCCTTCACCCACCGTCATGAGCTCCTCCTTGGGCAGCAACCTCTCCGAGCTCGACCGCCTGCTGCTGGAGCTGAACGCCGTGCAGCATAACCCCCCGGGTTTCCCTGCAG ATGAGGCCAACTCCAGCCCACCGCTGCCAGGGGCACTGAGCACCCACTACGGCGTCCCAGAGAATAACAGCCTGCTGGGGGGCAAAGCTGGACCGCTGACCAAAGAGAAGCCCAAGCGGAACGGTGGCCGGGGCCTGGAGGACTTGCGGCCCAGCGTGGAGAACCTCTTGGATGAGCTGGAGAGCTCTGTGCCCAGTCCCGT CCCCGCCATCACTGTGAACCAGGGCGAGATGAGCAGTCCCCAGCGAGTCACCTCCAGCCAGCAGCAGACGCGCATCTCAGCCTCCTCTGCCACCAGGGAGCTGGACGAGCTGATGGCCTCACTGTCGGATTTTAAG TTCATGGCCCAGGGGAAGACGGGGAGCAGCTCTCCCCCAGGGGGCCCCCCAAAGCCCGGAAGCCAGCTGGACAGCATGCTGGGGAGCCTGCAGTCGGACCTGAACAAACTGGGGGTCGCCACGGTCGCCAAGGGGGTCTGTGGGGCCTGCAAAAAGCCGATCGCGGGGCAG GTGGTGACAGCCATGGGGAAGACGTGGCACCCCGAGCACTTCGTCTGCACCCACTGCCAGGAGGAGATCGGCTCCCGGAACTTCTTCGAGCGGGATGGACAGCCCTACTGTGAAAAGGACTATCACAACCTCTTCTCTCCGCGCTGCTACTACTGCAATGGGCCCATTCTGGAT AAAGTGGTGACAGCGCTCGACCGGACGTGGCACCCCGAGCACTTCTTCTGTGCCCAGTGTGGAGCCTTCTTCGGGCCTGAAG GGTTCCACGAGAAAGACGGCAAGGCCTACTGCCGCAAGGATTACTTTGACATGTTCGCGCCCAAGTGTGGCGGCTGCGCCCGGGCCATCCTGGAGAACTACATCTCGGCCCTCAACACCCTCTGGCACCCCGAGTGCTTTGTGTGTCGG GAGTGCTTCACGCCGTTCGTCCACGGCAGCTTCTTCGAGCACGAGGGCCAGCCCTACTGCGAGGCGCACTACCACGAGCGGCGGGGCTCGCTGTGCTCCGGCTGCCAGAAGCCCATCACGGGCCGCTGCATCACCGCCATGGCCAAGAAGTTCCACCCCGAGCACTTCGTCTGCGCCTTCTGCCTCAAGCAGCTCAACAAGGGCACCTTCAAGGAGCAGAACGACAAGCCTTACTGTCAGAACTGCTTTCTCAAGCTCTTCTGCTAG
- the RPLP0 gene encoding large ribosomal subunit protein uL10: MPREDRATWKSNYFLKIIQLLDDYPKCFIVGADNVGSKQMQQIRMSLRGKAVVLMGKNTMMRKAIRGHLENNPALEKLLPHIRGNVGFVFTKEDLTEIRDMLLANKVPAAARAGAIAPCEVTVPAQNTGLGPEKTSFFQALGITTKISRGTIEILSDVQLIKTGDKVGASEATLLNMLNISPFSFGLVIQQVFDNGSIYNPEVLDITEETLHSRFLEGVRSVASVCLQIGYPTVASVPHSIINGYKRVLALSVETDYTFPLAEKVKAFLADPSAFVAAAPVAAAPAAAPAATTAAPAKVEAKEESEESDEDMGFGLFD; the protein is encoded by the exons ATGCCCAGGGAAGACAGGGCGACCTGGAAGTCCAACTACTTCCTTAAGATCATC CAACTTCTGGATGATTATCCAAAATGCTTCATTGTGGGAGCAGACAATGTGGGCTCCAAGCAGATGCAGCAGATCCGCATGTCGCTGCGCGGGAAGGCTGTGGTCCTGATGGGCAAGAACACGATGATGCGCAAGGCCATCCGAGGGCATCTGGAAAACAACCCGGCTCTGGAGAA ACTGTTGCCTCACATTCGGGGAAATGTGGGCTTCGTGTTCACCAAGGAGGACCTCACTGAGATCAGGGACATGCTGCTGGCCAACAAG GTGCCGGCTGCCGCCCGTGCTGGTGCCATAGCGCCGTGTGAAGTCACTGTACCGGCCCAGAACACTGGTCTGGGGCCCGAGAAGACATCCTTCTTCCAGGCTTTAGGCATCACCACTAAGATCTCCAGGGGCACAATTGAAATCCTG AGCGATGTGCAGCTGATTAAGACCGGAGACAAGGTGGGCGCCAGCGAAGCCACGCTGCTGAACATGCTGAAcatctcccctttctccttcgGGCTGGTTATCCAGCAGGTGTTTGACAATGGCAGCATCTACAACCCCGAAGTGCTTGACATCACAGAGGAAACTTTGCATTCCCGCTTCCTGGAG GGTGTCCGCAGTGTTGCCAGTGTGTGCCTGCAGATTGGTTACCCGACTGTTGCATCTGTACCCCATTCTATCATCAATGGGTACAAGCGCGTCCTGGCTTTGTCTGTGGAGACTGATTACACCTTCCCACTTGCTGAAAAG GTCAAGGCCTTCTTGGCTGATCCATCTGCGTTTGTGGCTGCTGCCCCCGTGGCTGCTGCCCCCGCTGCTGCCCCCGCTGCCACCACCGCAGCCCCAGCCAAGGTCGAAGCAAAGGAGGAGTCGGAGGAGTCGGACGAGGATATGGGATTCGGTCTCTTTGACTAA